GAAAAGCGTGGTTTTACCTTTGAAATCGCTCTACAGCTTGCGGATGGAGCGCACGGCGTCCACCCTGCCTGAAATGCGGCGCAGGGCGCGCGCAAGGCCGTCCTCGCGCGCCACCAGGGCCATGCGCCCGGCCGCGCAGGGGCGGGAGCGCGCCCCCGCTTCCGGAAATGCGCCGTGAAAAGACCGGGCGGGCCGGCTTGACGATGCCGCGGCGGATGCTTATCAAGTCTTGAATCTTACCGGAACTTACGGTATCAAGGGCGATTGCCGCCGGTTGCGGATGACGCTTACGGGGCGCGAAAGCCGCCTCTTTCCCATGCGCGCGACTGACGATGAACAATTACAGTATGTTATCTAGCAATGACGGCCTGGGCCAGCGCAAGGGCTGAGGGTCCGGGTTCTCCCTCTTCATGTCAACACCCCTTCATGTCAACACCCCAGCAGCGGAAAGGAGCCCCACGTGGAATACAGCGCTGAAGATCTTTCGCCGGTCAAGAAAAAGATCGTGATCACCACGGAACCGCAGGAAGTCGAGGCGGCCATCATGGGCGCCGTGGCCCTGTATAAAACTTCCGTGCAGGTGGACGGTTTCCGCAAAGGCAAGGTGCCCGCCTCGGTCATCGAACAGCGCTTCCGCGACAAGATTTACGAAGAGGCCCGCCAGGATCTGATCAACGTGCACATCAACGATGTGATGCAGAATCTTGGCGTGCAGCCCCTGTCCGGCATCAATGTGGACGGCGCCGGCGTGCTGGAGCGGGGCAAGGCGTATACCTACAGCATTGAATTCGAAGTCCTGCCCGCTTTCGATCTGCCGCCTTACGAAGGTGTGGAAGTGGATCAGGAAAAAGTGGTGGTCGACGAGAAGGAAGTGGCGGACGTCATTGAGCGCATCCGCCGCGACCGCGCCCAGCTCGTGCCGGTGGACGGCGCGGCTCCCGCCGTGGACGGCCAGGTGGCCTGCCTCGACTTCGCCGCTTACGAAAACGGCGAGCCGGTGGAAGGCGTCAAGGCCGAGAATTTCGATCTGGCCCTGGGCGAGCATCAGGCCCTTGAGGATTTCGAGGCTCTGGTCAAAACCATCCCCTACGGCCAGGAAGGCGAGGGCGAAATCCGCTTTCCTGACGACTTCATCGCCAAGGATCTGGCAGGCAAAACCGTGACCATGAAGATCAAGGTGCATGCGGTCAAGGAGCGCAAGCTGCCCGAGCTCAACGACGATCTGGCCAAGAGCCTGGGTCTGGAGAGCGTGGACAAGCTCAAGGAGACCATCGCCCGCAGCTATACCCAGAGCCGTGAAAACCTGAACAAAAGTGCGGCCCAGAAGACCATTCTGGACCGTCTGCTGAAGATGGTGGACTTTCCCCTGCCTGAAAGCCTGCTGGACATCCAGATGCGCACCCTGCTGACCGATCTCAAGGCCCGCCTGGAACGTCAGGGCAAGGGCCTGGAAGCTCTGGGCAAGAGCCCCGAGGAACTGCGCAAGGAAATGCTGCCGCAGGCCGAAGAGCTGGCGCGCATCCAGGTGCTGCTGCTCTCCATCGCCAAGAAGGAAGGGCTGGAGGTCAGCGATCAGGAAGTCGCCACCCATATTTATCAGGAAAGCCTGCGCAGCGGCGAGGATTTCAAGACCCTGCGCGAGAGCTATGAGCGCTCCGGTCTGATTTTTGTGCTGCGTGACCGCCTGTTGGCCGACAAGGCCATGGACAGGGTTTACGCCAAGGCCAAGGTGACGGAAGTGGAGCCCGGGACGCCTCAGGCCGACGGCGATGCCCCGGCCCCGGCGGAGGCCCCCGCCGCGTCCGAAGAAGAATCAAAGTAAGTAAAAGGCGGCCTTCAGGCCGCCTTTCGCACTGTCGCCAATCGCGGGCGGGCAAGCCCGCCGACGACTGGCGCAAGGCACGAAAATCAGTCGTGTAGCCGCGGCATTGCCGCGGCCCGCGCCTGATTTTCGGGGCTGTTGACGCAGTCAACAGCCTTTTCCCGTTTGCACGGCCAAAGCGTCACACGCGGGCCGGAAACCGCGAGGCAAAGATATATGTCTTTAGTTCCCATGGTCATTGAAACCACAGGCCGCTCCGAGCGGGCCTATGATATTTATTCCCGGCTGCTCAAGGACCGCATCGTGCTCCTGGGTTCCGAGGTCAACGACGCCGTTGCCTCCCTGATCTGCGCCCAGCTCCTTTTTCTGGAGTCGCAAGATCCGGAAAAGGAAATCAGCCTGTACATCAATTCCCCGGGCGGCTCGGTCACGGCCGGTCTGGCCATCTATGACACTATGCGTTACATCACTTCGCCGGTCACCACGGTCTGCATGGGCCGGGCGGCCAGCATGGGAGCCTTTCTCCTGGCCGCCGGAGAGCCGGGCATGCGTTTTGCATTGCCCAACAGTCAGATCATGATCCACCAGCCGTCGGGCGGTTTTCAGGGCCAGGCCACGGATATTGAAATCCATGCCCGCGAAGTGCTCCGCCTCAAGGAGCGGCTCAACCGCATGCTGGCGGAAAACACCAAGCGTCCGTATGAGGATGTGGTCAAGGCCACGGAGCGAGACAACTTTTTGACCCCTGAGGAAGCCAGAGAGCTCGGCATCATCGACCGCGTGCTGGCGTCACGCCGAGAGATGGCGCAGGAAAAGAGCGAATAACGTATGGGCAATACCACAAAGACCACGGTCAACGAACCGTTGCGCTGCTCCTTCTGCGGACGCAGCGAGCTGGAGGTGCGCAACCTCATCGTACAGGACGGCGCGAGCATCTGCGACAACTGCGTCAAGGCCTGCAACGACATCATCGTCCGCGACCGGCTGGAAAGCCCGGACAACGGCGAACGTCTGCTTTCCCCGCAGGAGATCAAGGACCGGCTGGACGAATACGTCATCGGTCAGCACGAGGCCAAGAAAATTCTTTCCGTGGCCGTGCACAACCACTACAAGCGCGTGTTCTACGCCGACGCCCTGGGCCAGGACGTGGAACTGGAAAAAAGCAACATCCTGCTGGTGGGCCCCTCGGGCAGCGGCAAGACCCTGCTGGCCAAGACCCTGGCCAAGGTGCTGCGCGTGCCCTTCGCCATTGCCGACGCCACCACTCTCACCGAAGCCGGGTATGTGGGCGAGGATGTGGAAAACATTCTGGTCCAGTTGCTCCAGAACGCGGATTATGATCTGGACTCCGCCGGCAAGGGCATCATTTATATTGACGAAATCGACAAGATTTCGCGCAAGGGCGACGGCCCGTCCATCACCCGGGACGTGTCCGGCGAAGGCGTGCAGCAGGCCCTGCTGAAGATCATCGAAGGCACCGAGGCCAACATTCCGCCCAAGGGCGGGCGCAAGCACCCGCAGCAGGAATTCATCCGCATGAATACGGGCAACATCCTGTTCATCGTGGGCGGCGCTTTCGTGGGCCTGGACAAGATTGTGGAATCGCGCATGAGCGGCGGCTCCATGGGCTTCGGGGCCAAGGTGCGGGCCAGCAAGGATATGCCCCTGGCCGAGCTGCTGGAAAAAATCCATCCGCAGGATCTGGTCCAGTTCGGCCTGATTCCGGAATTCGTGGGCCGCATTCCCATCATCACCCATGTGGACGAACTGGACGAGCCGGATCTGGTGCGCATTCTCACCGAGCCCAAGAACGCCCTGGTGCGCCAGTATCAGAAGCTCTTCGAACTGGACAACGTGACCCTGCGCTTCACGCCCAACGCCCTCAAGGCCATCGCGGCCAGGGCCATTGAGCGCAAGACCGGCGCGCGCGGCCTGCGCAACGTCATGGAAAAGATCATGCTGGACATCATGTTCAAGCTGCCCTCCATGCCCAATGTCAAGGAATGCCTGATCAACCGGGCGGTGATCGAAAAGGGCAAGGAGCCGGTGCTGCTCTACGGCGACGGCGGCGAGGCCGTGAACGAGGAGCAGCGCTTGTCCGAGGACAAAGCTTCTTAGGGCGTGTCGACACTATGCATTTTTGCCCGCCTGCTGCGAAAGCAGACGTCGGGCGGGAATCAGGACGCATTACGCTGAAACGGGTTTTCGCGGGCCGGACCATGCGGTTCGGCCCGCCGACGCCTTTCGGGGGGAGAGATTATGTCTGACGCATTGCGCGTGGAAGCCTTTCGGGAAATGCCGGTCATGCCCTTGCGGGAAGTGGTCATGTTTCCGCGTTCGATCATGCCGCTTTTCGTGGGGCGCGAAGCCTCCATCAAAGCCATAGAGGCGGCGCAGGCCTCCTCCGGCAAACAGATTTTTCTGGTGGCCC
The nucleotide sequence above comes from Desulfovibrio porci. Encoded proteins:
- the tig gene encoding trigger factor; this translates as MEYSAEDLSPVKKKIVITTEPQEVEAAIMGAVALYKTSVQVDGFRKGKVPASVIEQRFRDKIYEEARQDLINVHINDVMQNLGVQPLSGINVDGAGVLERGKAYTYSIEFEVLPAFDLPPYEGVEVDQEKVVVDEKEVADVIERIRRDRAQLVPVDGAAPAVDGQVACLDFAAYENGEPVEGVKAENFDLALGEHQALEDFEALVKTIPYGQEGEGEIRFPDDFIAKDLAGKTVTMKIKVHAVKERKLPELNDDLAKSLGLESVDKLKETIARSYTQSRENLNKSAAQKTILDRLLKMVDFPLPESLLDIQMRTLLTDLKARLERQGKGLEALGKSPEELRKEMLPQAEELARIQVLLLSIAKKEGLEVSDQEVATHIYQESLRSGEDFKTLRESYERSGLIFVLRDRLLADKAMDRVYAKAKVTEVEPGTPQADGDAPAPAEAPAASEEESK
- a CDS encoding ATP-dependent Clp protease proteolytic subunit; translation: MSLVPMVIETTGRSERAYDIYSRLLKDRIVLLGSEVNDAVASLICAQLLFLESQDPEKEISLYINSPGGSVTAGLAIYDTMRYITSPVTTVCMGRAASMGAFLLAAGEPGMRFALPNSQIMIHQPSGGFQGQATDIEIHAREVLRLKERLNRMLAENTKRPYEDVVKATERDNFLTPEEARELGIIDRVLASRREMAQEKSE
- the clpX gene encoding ATP-dependent Clp protease ATP-binding subunit ClpX, translating into MGNTTKTTVNEPLRCSFCGRSELEVRNLIVQDGASICDNCVKACNDIIVRDRLESPDNGERLLSPQEIKDRLDEYVIGQHEAKKILSVAVHNHYKRVFYADALGQDVELEKSNILLVGPSGSGKTLLAKTLAKVLRVPFAIADATTLTEAGYVGEDVENILVQLLQNADYDLDSAGKGIIYIDEIDKISRKGDGPSITRDVSGEGVQQALLKIIEGTEANIPPKGGRKHPQQEFIRMNTGNILFIVGGAFVGLDKIVESRMSGGSMGFGAKVRASKDMPLAELLEKIHPQDLVQFGLIPEFVGRIPIITHVDELDEPDLVRILTEPKNALVRQYQKLFELDNVTLRFTPNALKAIAARAIERKTGARGLRNVMEKIMLDIMFKLPSMPNVKECLINRAVIEKGKEPVLLYGDGGEAVNEEQRLSEDKAS